Below is a genomic region from Bordetella pertussis 18323.
GCATCGGCCAAGCCCGCCTGGCCCTGAGCCAGGAAGCGGCCCAGCCATTTGCGCACAGTCGGCGCGGTGACCCCATAGGCGCGGGCCGCTTCAGGCACACAAACTTGATGGGCGATCAATTGCTGGACCATTTCGAGTCGACGTAGGAAGGTCAATCGGGCATGCTTATGGGTGTTCATCCGGCCGGGCTCCTTGAGTGAACTGGGGGGTCGGCGATTTCCAGTTTCTCAAATCCGGTTCGGATGAACCATGCATACAACCTATTGAATCTTCACAGCTAGACGGCGCGTTAGCCGCGCTTGCCGTCGAGCAGCCCCGACAGCGAAGCCAGCAGGCTGCCGGCATCGAAGGATTGGCCCGACTCGGCCTGGCCGCCCGGCGTGGCGGTATCCACCAGGCCCGGCAGCAAGCGGCTCAGGTTGGCCAGCACGTCGCCGCGGTCCTGGCCGGACTGCTGCGCCATCTGGTCGACCATGCCCGGCTCCAGCACCGAGTCCAGCTGCGCCGGCGTCACGGGCTGGTTGGGCCCGGCGCTCACCCACGAGGCGATCACCTCGCCCAGGCCGCCTTCCTGGAAGCGCTGGATCAAGGCCGTCAGGCCGCCGGGGTAATTGTTCAATTGCGCGACCAGGACGGGCAGCAACGCTGCCATGCCGCCGTTGGCCGAGCGCTCGTCGCCGCCACCCAGGGCGCCGCCGGCGATCGACGTCAGAGAATCGAGAAGACCCATGACAGGCTCCCAAGAGAAAGAAGGGGAAGCCAGTCTAGCGCATCCGTCCTACGCGGCCGTGCCCGCGCGGCGCAGAAATTGCAACCATTTCCGCGCCGCCCTCGGCGGCGCGCCGAACCCGGCCGGCGCTACGGCGTGCGCAGGGCCTTGAGCGTCTTCTGGCCGGCGCGCCCGTCGGCCGGCAGGCCCAGCTGGCCCTGCACGGTCTGCAGCGCCTGGCGCGTACGCACGCCGATCACGCCATCCGGCTTGCCGATATCGAATCCGCGGGCCAGCAGCAGCTCTTGCAATTCGCGGCGTTCGGCGCGCGACAGGCCGGGATCGTCGGTGGGCCAGGCGCGCGCGAACGGCAAGTCGCCGCGCAGGCGGTCCGACAAATGGGCAATGGCCAGCGCGTAGCTCTCGGCCGCGTTGTACGAATACAGCGCATCGAAATTGCGCAACACCAGGAACACCGGGCCTTGCGCCCCGGCCGGCGCCAGCAGCGCCGCGGGCGTATCGCCCGCCGGCAGCGCGCCGCCGTCCACGCGCTTGATGCCGCGCGCCTGCCAGGCGCTCATCGGCTGCTTGTTGCGGCGTCCGGTGCCGGCCAGGTCCATGCCGGCCGGCAGCTTGACCTCGAAGCCCCAGGGCTGCCCGGTTTGCCAGCCGGCGCGGCGCAGGAAGTTCGCGGTGGAGCCCAGGGCGTCGGGCACGCTGTCGACCAGGTCGCGCCGCCCGTCGCCATCGAAGTCGACCGCCAGGCGCAGGTAGGTCGACGGCATGAACTGCGTCTGGCCGAAGGCGCCGGCCCATGAGCCGGCCAGGCGCTCGGGCTGCATGTGCTCGTCCTGGATGATCTTGAGGGTGGCGAAGAATTCGCCTCGGAAATAGCTTTGCCGGCGCCCGAAGCACGACAGCGTCGAAAGCGACGTCAGCAAGGGGCGTCCGCCCAGGTTCTTGCCGAAATTGCTTTCGACTCCCCAGACGGCCACCACGGTCGCGGGATCGACGCCATATTCGGCCTGCGCCCGCGCCAGCACGTCGGCATGCCGGGCCAGGGCCTGGCGGCCGTCCTCGATGCGTTCCTCGTCGACCAGGCCCGCCATGTAGTCCCAGATGGGCGTCTTG
It encodes:
- a CDS encoding lytic murein transglycosylase, producing the protein MVHMNKAYLRLLCATAFAAAAIPALAAPAAATPADLDAYRACLKQLRGDAIKSGVQAATYDAQTASLAPDMDVLGFLDVQPEFKTPIWDYMAGLVDEERIEDGRQALARHADVLARAQAEYGVDPATVVAVWGVESNFGKNLGGRPLLTSLSTLSCFGRRQSYFRGEFFATLKIIQDEHMQPERLAGSWAGAFGQTQFMPSTYLRLAVDFDGDGRRDLVDSVPDALGSTANFLRRAGWQTGQPWGFEVKLPAGMDLAGTGRRNKQPMSAWQARGIKRVDGGALPAGDTPAALLAPAGAQGPVFLVLRNFDALYSYNAAESYALAIAHLSDRLRGDLPFARAWPTDDPGLSRAERRELQELLLARGFDIGKPDGVIGVRTRQALQTVQGQLGLPADGRAGQKTLKALRTP
- a CDS encoding YidB family protein; amino-acid sequence: MGLLDSLTSIAGGALGGGDERSANGGMAALLPVLVAQLNNYPGGLTALIQRFQEGGLGEVIASWVSAGPNQPVTPAQLDSVLEPGMVDQMAQQSGQDRGDVLANLSRLLPGLVDTATPGGQAESGQSFDAGSLLASLSGLLDGKRG